A region of Thermus caldifontis DNA encodes the following proteins:
- a CDS encoding efflux RND transporter periplasmic adaptor subunit — MPNARIFPLALGLTLFLLFACAPKREAPSQAPGKPQALEVRTVPAQRGLLEREVRASATLQAERDSLVAAGASGRVLRTLPPGTRVQAGEGVVFLDPAPFQEALEAARLSLKQAEANLERSRNQLSGNQAALKAQLQAAEAQLQAAKRRYEEGQALLSLGALAPLDLKALEAQYRQAESAYQNALEALSRLERGEDLRLLELQVEAARLQVRQAERNLRETVIRAPFAGEVVEVLVKEGEFVGAGSRAFRLATTERLLARLYLPPDQASALGPETPFTLSQNGQEVAARLLRKTDLPGQNRLVEVVLKPEGTLLPGPAEVRYRLRLSEGILLPLASIQIRDREARVFVVKEGKAKSLPVRLLAQEAEQAAVEGVEPGSLVIHPVPEGLKEGDPVEVVQ; from the coding sequence ATGCCCAACGCCCGTATCTTCCCCCTTGCCCTAGGCCTCACCCTCTTCCTCCTCTTCGCCTGCGCCCCCAAGAGGGAGGCCCCTTCCCAGGCCCCAGGGAAACCCCAGGCTCTGGAGGTTCGCACGGTTCCCGCCCAAAGGGGCCTTCTGGAGCGGGAGGTCCGGGCCTCCGCCACCTTGCAGGCGGAAAGGGATAGCCTGGTGGCGGCAGGCGCCTCGGGAAGGGTCCTAAGAACCCTTCCCCCCGGCACCCGGGTACAGGCGGGGGAGGGGGTGGTCTTTTTGGACCCCGCCCCCTTCCAGGAGGCCCTGGAGGCCGCGAGGCTGAGCCTCAAGCAGGCCGAGGCCAACCTGGAGCGCAGCCGAAACCAGCTTTCGGGGAACCAGGCCGCCCTCAAGGCCCAGCTCCAGGCAGCGGAGGCCCAGCTCCAGGCGGCCAAAAGGCGGTATGAGGAGGGCCAGGCCCTGCTTTCGCTGGGGGCCTTGGCCCCCTTGGACCTCAAGGCCCTCGAGGCCCAGTACCGCCAGGCGGAAAGCGCCTACCAGAATGCCCTCGAGGCCCTATCCCGTCTGGAGCGGGGAGAGGATCTACGGCTTCTTGAACTCCAGGTGGAGGCCGCCAGGCTCCAGGTGCGCCAGGCGGAACGAAATCTGCGGGAAACTGTGATCCGGGCCCCCTTCGCTGGGGAAGTGGTGGAGGTCTTGGTCAAGGAGGGGGAGTTCGTGGGCGCAGGTAGCCGGGCCTTCCGCCTGGCCACCACGGAGCGCCTCCTGGCCAGGCTCTACCTGCCCCCGGACCAGGCCAGCGCCCTAGGCCCCGAAACCCCCTTCACCCTTAGCCAAAACGGCCAGGAGGTGGCGGCCCGCCTCTTGCGCAAAACCGACCTGCCGGGGCAAAACCGGCTGGTGGAGGTGGTGCTAAAGCCGGAGGGCACGCTTCTCCCAGGCCCCGCCGAGGTGCGCTACCGCCTGAGGCTTTCCGAGGGCATCCTCCTTCCCTTAGCCAGCATCCAGATCCGGGATAGGGAGGCCCGGGTCTTCGTGGTCAAGGAGGGCAAGGCAAAGAGTCTTCCCGTGCGCCTCCTGGCCCAGGAGGCCGAGCAGGCAGCGGTGGAAGGCGTGGAGCCCGGTAGCCTGGTGATCCATCCCGTCCCCGAAGGCCTTAAGGAGGGCGACCCCGTGGAGGTGGTCCAGTGA
- a CDS encoding TolC family protein, with product MPRLLSLFLLFLPALAQGALAPLRNHPLALQAQALLEASAKGLEAQSSPLALNLQGNYARLGYECTPSSLCASLPGTAGSLTLALVLTPFPFGDTQDAQKRARIAYRRAELAYRKALTALQAQAVAAYGGYQLALLGEKLAQKGWELAQAALEAARKRQANPKELREAELALKEAENRLLEAQRSVELAKKGAEGLVDLTQPLPEIPPPQGTTPLSLEEARLNLEEARIAYFASFRALFPEVKASYLLYPSGNDTLALSLSSRSLQPTLAYTRQDPAQRPTSLPGGSYRTAEELRLSLSLTLSPGLFAALEATEAQVRGAEEALRGAEMQARLQGETLENSLKASRMALELARLRLEAQERALAETKRRLELGLESPLALLQAELSLLQAKLALAQAENDLRNRLMDLYRFYGELLPEVTP from the coding sequence GTGCCTAGGCTCCTGAGCCTATTCCTCCTCTTCCTTCCTGCCTTGGCCCAAGGCGCCCTAGCCCCCTTGCGGAACCACCCCCTAGCCCTCCAGGCCCAGGCGCTTCTGGAGGCCAGCGCCAAGGGCTTGGAGGCCCAATCCTCCCCCCTGGCCCTGAACCTCCAGGGGAACTACGCCCGGCTGGGCTACGAGTGCACCCCTTCCTCCCTGTGCGCAAGCCTGCCCGGCACCGCCGGGAGCCTCACCCTGGCCCTGGTCCTCACCCCCTTTCCCTTTGGCGACACCCAAGACGCCCAAAAGCGGGCTAGGATCGCCTACCGGCGGGCCGAGCTGGCTTACCGCAAGGCCCTTACCGCCCTTCAGGCCCAGGCGGTGGCCGCATACGGTGGTTACCAGCTGGCCCTCTTGGGGGAAAAACTGGCGCAAAAAGGGTGGGAGCTGGCCCAGGCGGCCCTCGAGGCGGCCAGGAAGCGCCAGGCCAACCCCAAGGAACTCCGGGAGGCGGAACTGGCCCTGAAGGAAGCCGAAAACCGCCTCCTGGAAGCCCAAAGGAGCGTGGAGCTGGCCAAGAAGGGAGCAGAGGGCCTGGTGGACCTCACCCAGCCCCTCCCCGAGATCCCCCCACCCCAGGGCACCACGCCCCTTTCCCTGGAGGAGGCCCGGCTGAACCTCGAGGAGGCCAGGATCGCCTACTTTGCCTCCTTTCGCGCCCTCTTCCCCGAGGTCAAGGCCAGCTACCTCCTCTACCCCAGCGGGAACGACACCCTGGCCCTAAGCCTCTCCAGCCGGAGCTTGCAACCCACCCTGGCCTACACCCGGCAGGACCCGGCACAAAGGCCCACCAGCCTGCCCGGCGGCAGCTACCGCACCGCCGAGGAGCTTCGGCTTTCCCTCTCCCTCACCCTTTCCCCGGGTCTCTTCGCCGCCCTGGAGGCCACCGAGGCCCAGGTGCGGGGAGCAGAGGAGGCCCTAAGGGGGGCCGAGATGCAGGCCCGGCTCCAGGGGGAAACCCTGGAGAACTCCCTTAAGGCCTCGAGGATGGCCCTGGAACTGGCCCGCCTCCGCCTCGAGGCCCAGGAAAGGGCCTTGGCGGAAACGAAAAGGCGTCTGGAACTGGGCCTGGAAAGCCCCCTGGCCCTGCTGCAGGCGGAGCTTTCCCTTTTACAGGCTAAGCTGGCCCTAGCACAAGCAGAAAACGACCTCAGAAACCGCTTAATGGATTTATACCGGTTTTATGGCGAGCTTTTGCCGGAGGTGACCCCATGA
- a CDS encoding TolC family protein, with translation MKKALLTLFLLLAPALAQPLPEALKKAPEVTGVITARLDYEAKQKDLARTLEDPLRTALAELQARQARDLAEARLKRALAQAESEIVSAYTQAFEALLQVGLAEKALEVAELGLKATEIRLKGGGATNLDLLEAQNRLLEARKNLDLAQRGWDSALAALANLVGEWKPQSVGELPSLPGKEVLEALLQEHVDLLQLSQSLGLLRFQRGLMDESFVARREIEALEDQIRTLETNLANLERTLRLGLEARYRQLSPLLQGVKAAEEAYRAAQERYRAEEKRFQAGLTSRLGLLQQELSLRQAQLSWEQAKHAYLKAYYGLLASR, from the coding sequence ATGAAAAAAGCCCTGCTAACCCTCTTCCTCCTTTTGGCCCCTGCCCTAGCCCAGCCCCTCCCCGAAGCCCTCAAAAAGGCCCCCGAGGTAACAGGGGTGATCACGGCCCGGCTGGATTACGAGGCCAAGCAGAAGGACTTGGCCCGCACCCTAGAGGACCCCTTGCGCACCGCCCTAGCCGAGCTACAAGCACGCCAGGCCAGGGATTTGGCCGAGGCCAGGCTCAAAAGGGCCCTAGCCCAGGCGGAAAGCGAGATCGTTTCCGCCTATACCCAGGCCTTTGAGGCCCTCCTGCAGGTGGGCTTGGCGGAAAAGGCGTTGGAGGTGGCCGAGCTGGGGCTTAAGGCCACGGAGATCCGCCTCAAAGGGGGTGGCGCCACCAACCTGGACCTCCTGGAGGCGCAAAACCGCCTCCTGGAAGCCAGGAAGAACCTGGATCTGGCCCAAAGGGGGTGGGATAGCGCCTTGGCCGCCCTGGCCAACCTGGTGGGGGAATGGAAACCCCAAAGCGTGGGCGAACTACCTTCCCTTCCGGGAAAGGAGGTGCTGGAGGCCCTTTTGCAGGAACACGTGGACCTCCTCCAGCTAAGCCAGTCCCTGGGGCTTTTGCGCTTCCAAAGGGGGCTCATGGACGAAAGCTTCGTGGCCAGGAGGGAGATAGAGGCCCTCGAGGACCAGATCCGAACCCTGGAAACCAACCTGGCCAACCTGGAACGCACCCTCAGGCTGGGCCTGGAGGCCAGGTACCGCCAGCTCTCCCCCCTCCTCCAGGGGGTGAAGGCGGCGGAGGAGGCTTACCGGGCGGCCCAGGAGCGCTACCGGGCCGAGGAAAAGCGTTTCCAGGCAGGGCTCACCAGCCGGCTTGGCCTGTTGCAGCAGGAGCTTTCCCTAAGGCAAGCCCAACTGTCCTGGGAACAGGCCAAGCACGCCTACCTCAAGGCCTATTACGGCCTTCTTGCCAGCCGTTAA